acatttaaaaaaataattttacataTCCATAAGTTAAATTGCACTGATGATGTCAATAAGCAGCTATACATTTCATATAAAATTTAATTTCCATAGTTTCTACTTTTAATGTATTGATTATCATAAGCATGCTCGTGCCAGTGTAAATTCTACATTGTCCTGACATCTATCTCTAATCAGATGTAGTTGGAGGTGAACTTAGAAAGAAATTAAATAAGCACCATTAAACATTTGGCATGAATTGCCGTCTTCCTTTTTGGTAATTTTTTTAACCATTTTGTTTTATCGTGTTGAATTCCAATGCAGTTGAAATCAGTTGTTTTTCAAACAAACTTGACATCTGCTGACACTTTGCCTTTGTAGTTGCTCGGTCTTCAGAGTTTCTGAAGGGACATTTAGTCCGAACTGGTGGTATGGTTGCACAGTTGTCAGCCAGAAGCTGTATTTATCTGAAAAGTAGTGGCAGGTGCCACGTGCCCCTTGGCACTCGATGAATGGTGTCGAGCGGAAATCCTCGAGGCAGCTCCCAGGTGATGTCAGAGACTGACCCCCTCCTTCTGCACCAGATCCAGTAAGCTACAAGAAGGACATAAACAATACTAAACTTCCATGGTATGCCTCACCCCGCGATAATAACCACAAAGTTGGGCAACTGTTAAAGTTTGGTGCATTCTTCAAAAATCAATATAAAACGGCATGCAGAAATTATTATGAAATAACAACagtaaatgttggaaatactcagcagataaaACAACATCTATGAAAAGACAAACAGTTATCAATTCAGGCCCTTGATCTTTCTATTGCGGGTCCTGAGCCTGAAACGTTcattctttttctctttccatcgatactgcctgacccgttgaatgttTTCTTCTCTGAGAAAATATTTCCGTACACAATATGTGGCAAAGACAACCAGCACAGATTGAGAATTGAGCATACAGCTGAAACTGCGGGTACTGGGACTGCACCATTCCTTCATCCTTTCAATCAGCTCCAATGTGCTATTCCCCCCCATATGTGCttaaaatccttgctgaaaacaaaTTAAACGTGATACACTGTTACTTGGTTGATGCATTGGATGCCTTTGGATATCGTTGAAAACAGATTCTCCTCTTTGGATAACTTGGCTAAAACTGGCAGAATTGACTTCCTGGATGCAAGTTCCCATTTCCAAATGCCATTCAACACTAGTTTTGGAACTCATACGTGTGGAATCTTGTCTCACTCCTGAGATTTGGAAGTAAGAAGCTGAGTTGTGACCACGTACTGAGAGAGAGGTCCGTATTGaacataggaaaaaaactgcagatgctggtttaaatcgaaggtagacacaaaatgctggagtaaatcagcgggtcaggcatccagagttactccaacattttatgtctacctccgTATTGAACATGGTGTCTTTCACATTGGAGTCTATGACCTGTGTCTTGGTGAATATAGTGTGTCTTGCAAAATGTTAAAAATTACCAGATTGGTCATTATCAGAAGTCAGTTTGTAGGGAATAGCAGGGCTAAGGTTCTGTGCTTTTACTTATCTTCTAGCTGCCCTGTCCTGCATTGCTCGAGTTATTATGCTGCCCTTCCTggagaatgaaataaaatctAATTAAAATGTATAATTGTTCCATGAATAATATAATTAGGGGGGTTAAATTATGTTGTTTAATTGAAGTGATTATTAAAACATACACACAGAAAATAAATATGTGTACAAAAATTACATTTGGTATGAGCATTGATAAGTTATCAAAGCTCATACCACATGTAATTTTTGTACACACATTTATTTTCTGTGTGTATGTTTTAATTTTTGAACTGATAATATTATGCTGTTGCATGGTATTGGTAAATTTGGGAGTAACATTATTGGAGCCCCTCCTTTTAGATCACAATGTTGAGACGGGACACCAGGTGATGACAAAGAATTTAAAAATTCAGCAGGAACGCATACAGCCTCAATGTCTGTCACGCTACCAACAGATTTATATTGTACTTTTTCCAGGAAGCGTCAAAAGATAATCTTTATTCATAGCTTGCACTAAATCATTGTTTGGTACTGAAATTAACTGTTCACGCAACCACTGGTATTGAGTGAGATATGGAAGAACAGCTTTCAGCAGATCATGAAGTAATGCAATAATTAAGCTTCAAGTTTCCCCAATCATTGTGAgcattaggaataggaatactttattgtcacatgtgactaggcacagtgagattttttgcttgcatacacaatgtatacaaatagcagccacttacagcgctgacaaagttacaaagcacgccggctcccccttttgttcttccccccccccacagcggtttCCCCACGCAGGGttcccattgtcctttgtcctcccccctccccattgtcctCCCGCCTCCCCAttgtcccctcctccccattgtcctccccattgtcctccccctccccattgtcctccccctccccattgtcccccctccccattgtcctccccctccccattgtcctccccctccccattgtcctcccctccccattgttctccccctccccattgtcctcctcctccccattgtCCTCCCGCCGCCCCTTGTCCTCCCGCCTCCCCATTGTCCTCCCGCCTCCCCATTGTCCTCCCGCCTTCCCATTGTCCCCCCGCCTCCCCATTGTCCTCCCGCCTCCCCATTGTCCTCCCGCCTCCCCAttgtccccccacctccccattgtCCTCCCGCCTCCCCATTGTCCTCCTGCCTCCCCATTGTCCTCCCGCctatccattgttctcccccttcccattgtcctccccctccccattgtcctccccctccccattgtcctccccctccccattgttctcccccttcccattgtcctcccccctccccattgtcctcccccctccccattgtcctcccccctccccattgtcctccccctccccattgtcatcccccctccccattgttctccccctcccccctcatggtggtcctccacgctctcatcgaccgtcgcCCGTGGGAAGCCTTATACATCCATACTATAAGTTCACGATCTTTTAGATTTTTTCCCTCTGCAGTTCTCTGACCAATGATACATGTTAGTGTCTCCATTTTGTAAAATTTAAAGAGAGGTTAAAAGCCAAATGTGTAgttcccccccgctctccaccctATGAAAATTGTTGAAGCTATGCCTGATGatgccatctgcagttcctttctacacatattgCAGAGATAATGCAGCATGAGAAAGTTGagatcaatagaaacatagaataatagaaaataggtgcaggagaaggctattcggcccttcgagccagcaccgacattcattgtgatcatgactgatcatccacaattagtaacccgtgcctgccttcttcccatatcccttgattccactagcccctagagctctatctaactctctcttaaattcatccagtgaattggcctgagaatccagagaattacacaaattcacaactctgggtgaaaaagttccttctcacctcagttttaaatggcctcccccttattctaagactatggcccctggttctggactcccccagaattgggaacatttttcctgcatctagcttgtcctgtccttttataattttatatgtctctataagatcccctttcatccttctaaactccagaaatgccgttgattttttttccagtgaCAAGGATCAAGTTCACTGTGAGTAGGCAGCTTGGTTCTGTTATCCTCTTTAATAATATCAGTGGAAAAAGTAGCTGCCTTGGTGGGTTCATTTCCACAACTGGTTTATAGCAATTGTATACCAAACATATATGAATTAGCTTTATGCtgatacaggtccaccatcgattttcctGCACCCTTGACTCCATTGTCTTTCTGGATTAtatgttttgccagaccaacagaggtcacggcctccaagAAGAGTCCAACGGTACTGGAATGGTCCACTGGGTCTGCTCAGGGCTCAAGATACTGGCTCGCAAAATCAGCcttggaagttggctatgggaacagatctgacTGACTGACCCGACtgagctggagttccagagcctggCCACAGGGGGCTAATTCGACCCGCTGATCGGcaaggaagtcccgatgaggttgagatcggccccCTCACCCGACCTGGACGCCACATTTTCTGGGGgacctccggggggggggggggggggggggggggggggggacagatttAAAGTACGCTCTCGTAATTTTCTCTGTATTAAAGGAGGCGCCGGAACCAgtggccggaaaatcggtggtggagctGTAACTAAGTACATGACTTATGATAAAGCTCAGCTTACCATCAAGAATGAATATCCAATCCAAAGGCTGATCCATCCTGAGGGGCAAGGGGGGATAGCTTGGTCCTGGCTGTGTACAGCCACCGCGACAGAATGTGCCTCGCAGACAGAACACCTGCTGATGTGAGGCTCTACCTCACCGTCAGCGAGAGGCATCATGGGAAGAGGTGCCGTAGTGGACAGCCAGTAGGATTTGTCGTTTCTAGTGGCATAGTGGCAAACTTCATCAATGCTGCAATATGCAAATGGCACAGTACTGAACATTGGCAGGCAAGAGCCAGCTAGACCTGGGAGAACAGCAAGATTGCAGTGGTGGTTAACAATAACTGTCTGATAAAAGCATCAGAACTAATATTAAATATCCTGAGAGCAAGCCTCAAAATAAGTTGCCAAAATAATAACCAAACAAGTCTCTTTTTACAACCAAACACAGCAACATCTGGGTAAAGAGTATCACTTGTATGCGGGGGTAGAATCAGACACACTCCTGTATGTAGCCCACTGGATACACACTGTTGgaacagcccatcacacagacagaaacagatagacaggtacacACTCCTCAGTACAGCCCATCgtatacatagacacacacacatacacatgcatacacacctacacacatacacacacgccagACTCATTCATACCTTGAATGCAACTGATGAGTATGCTTAGCCCTGGCTACAGCCTGTGAAGTGCACAGGGCTGTTTATGGGGAGCTACTTGCCAAGCAAGAGCACACACTCCTATTTCTGTTGTGGGCAATGATGAAGCTTTCAGACTAAGCTGCCTTAGGCTTGGAACAGCAAATCCCTTGAGTCCAAAGTGACTCTTTGTTCCCTGAATATCAATACCACATAGTTTAATGCAAGATACGTTTCTAAGCCATGCAGATGAGAAGAGCTGGACTTCCATCCAGGCTTCATTTTGTCTTAGCTGTTCCAGAGCAGCATTATTTGTGGGTGTTTTGAATGGAGTGGTTTGCTGAACCATTTCTGATGGGAATTAGTTGATCATGTTTTAGTGGTGCTCTGGAATATTAAAGGTAACCAAGGCAAGTTTCATGCTTTTTGGAACACCAGTGAGCCAAGTGGCCTTTTATGACCATCCAATTTATTTATGGTCACTATAACCGATGCAAGGTTTAACTAATAGAATGAATTTGAAGCCAATGATTGTTAGATCTTGACAGTGTCTCTGGATTCCAGGTCAATGTGCTCTTGACCACTCCAGCGTCTTAATGCTAGAGTGAGGTTTAATTGCAGTGTGCTCCATACAAAGGcagcctctctgcatccactgtcATTCAGACCTGAGAACAAGACAAGACTTGAGAGTGCTTGCTGTCTGGGGAAGTATCCATTTGAAGAAttaaagagaggagaggaggggagggaagaaattgGGAGAAATCTTCCAATGCAGAGTCCAAGTTAGGTTTGTGATGCAAACCAGTACTGCCACTGCTCAGACAACGTACAAGACTGGGTATTAGTTGCATAAAACCAAGTGCATTTTGAAGCCTGTGtccaaagatttacaacaatAAGAATCAAAGCACAAATGAAACAATAGTAAGATGAACATGTACTGTGGTTTAAAATATCCTGTGATTCCTCAAGCTAAAATTCTCTCTGTTACCCAAGTTATAATGTGGATTCACAATCAGTTGGATCTAAAAAAGATGACCATTGTCACCAGCATTTGTAATATAGAAAGAAATTGAACtgaatttaaataatttataattAAGATATTCAGTGATGTCGGAAGGGTGGGGGGAAGTTATTGAAACATGGAGTAGTGAGGAATAAGATGTGAGTTTTAAACTCTAAGCATCAGGTTTCAGTGTAGGTTGGCAAAGGTGGAATTGATGTGGGAGATGTCATGATTGGTGGAGGTCTGGATTTGCTGAAGATTGGAGGGACTAGGGTTAAGGTCTGTCAGAAACGGTCATGTCTAAAGGCATGGATGAAATAGGATGGTTAGGGAGGTAAAAGTAAGCAGGAattgtgggaaagaaaactgcagatgctggtttaaatcgaaggtagacacgaaatgctggagtaactcagcgggtcaggcagcatctcgggagagaaggaatgggtgaggtttcgggtcgagacccttcttcagacttcttctgaagaagggtctcgacccgaaacgtcacccattccttctctccagagatactgcctgacccgctgagttactccagcattttgtgtctaagcagGAATTGTGATGGTTTAAGACATAGGATCAGATGTCGGGTGCCTATCCCAGGTGGTTAAGATTGTGCATAATTTGAGATGGGAGTTGGAATCAATAGTAAAGGTATGGATCAGATGATGAGGGCCAAAATACATGCGGAATAAGCTTATATATTTCACAAACATTTCTCACCTCTGATTTGTGTTGCAAGAAATCTCAGTTCTATTGAGAATTATGCCAATTGATTATGGTGTATTAAATGTTTCACAGTGACATTAGTAATACATCTTCCCTAAATATCAGTTTCTTTGAAAGCGGATTCTGATTTACCAGATCTCCCTGTGACTAGGGTAggcttcttccgggtgctccggcttcctcccacatcccaatgatgtgcaggtttgtatgttaattgctccttgtgtgtcgggagtgaatgtgaatgtgggattacatagaactagggtgatgggtgattgatggtcagtgtggactcagtgggctgaaggccagtTCCCCTGCTGTATCTTTTCCCTGCTGATCATATGAAGCTGGATGTGGCCTGGCCAACACTTTGGCTACTATCATTTGCAAATATACCAACGTTAGTAGGCATCTGAGGGATGCCAAGAACAAAATTGAAGAAAGGGCAAGACGGTCGTACTAAAAATCTTAAACTTACCAAGATCTTGACTGTGAGACTTCCCCTGGCCCTCCAGATAAAGCAAACTGTATCCTTCCCAAAGGCTTTGCATGTTTTGAGGACATGCAGGTATTCTTTCTGACTGGCTGTGCACCACAATCAGAAACCCACCAAGGGTGGGAGTGTAAAGTCTCCGATCTCCTGGTGGCCCTTGTTCTCCAGGAGGACCTAAAGTAAAGGACAAAAATATCATGTCAACGGTAGCACTTCTGCATGAAAACTGCTTGAAGATGAGCAAATGGTAATAGATTTTCTGGACTCGGATATATCGGTTCCGATTTTGAAAGTACTTTGGAATTAATCCCTGAGGAATTGCCTCTTCTTCTTTTGCTTTGTAGAGACCATATTACTGTGCCAAGGTGTTAGTGAAACTATGGCCAATTCAACCACGTAAATTGCTGGGATGACAGGACTCATGTGGACCATGAACACATGGAAATGGAAGAGTTGGACCAAAGCTAATGTAATTCTAAGCTGCCAGCGAGCATTTCTTAATTTGTGGTGAGTTGAAATGGTTGATCCATTTCATACTCCTGTCTCGTTCACTCCTGGGAATTTAAAGGGGAAAACTAATATTGCAACTGGATTCTTCCACTAATTCTCTAAATTCCTCGGCAGCATCCACATCTTACCCCCTGCCACCTCTCTCCACTTCCCTGCAATTGGAATCCATTCTTTCTGCTGTTGGAGCCAAACCCTTTACCACAAGAGGATTTCAGCAGATGATTCAGCAGAATGACAGTTTATAAAAAGGGAAAGAGAATGGTCTCGGAGAATTTGTTTTTATAAAATGAATCCTGCTGAGAATCTGCTGTATAAAATGAACAATGAATACGAATTTGTTTCTCACCTTGGTCTCCAGTGATTCCACGTCCCCCAGGTTTGCCGGAGTCTCCAGGAGGTCCAGTGGGACCGAGTGGGCCGTGGTAACCCGGCTGGCCAGCTTCGCCTTTGTGCCCCTTGGGACctgtggatgtgcagagaataacCATTTCCACATATGTCCAAGGCTTGTTGGAATATTGATCATTTTCAGGTAATTGAACTCTGCTTTTTTTTTCAACTTTGTAAAATAACACTTTTAGCAGCGATTttgaaataaataataattttattgaataccagaatggaaaaaaaaaactgaTGAGAAAATATTTGCATTAGTCTATACAATTGTACATGagtgtgtgtgtcgtgtgtgaAAGCTTAtctgagagtgagagtgtgacgATATGGGAGTGTAAGAGCATGTGGAAATATATAATTGTGTacaagtgtgtgcatgtgtttaaaAGTGTGATTGGTtggatatgtatgtgtatgtacaaggggtgttgtgtgtgtgtgcaggtgggtATACACAAAGGAGGAAGAGGGTTTTGTTTCCAGAGCGTAAGGGTTTGTGTGTGCACAAATGGAATATTTTGTTACTtgatgcatgtgtgtgcgtggctGTTGCAAGTTGCTCAAGTACCTAGGGAAAAAACAGGACTCTCCAACAGGACTTCTAAGCTAAGATAAGGATGAATCAAGAAGGTAAGCGAAGTGGTTGATAAGGCAGAAGCTCTTATTTAGTTCAAATGCAGATAAAATGAGGGGAAATGGATTTTTACTTGGAAGATAGAAAATAGCAATCAGAAAATAATAGCCAGAGAACAACGTTAAAAGTATACCTTGAAAACGCTTGGGCTGCAATCCTGGAAAGAtcacacagtactggagtaactcagcgggtcagtcagcatctctggagtacattgaTTTTTGGAATTTTTGGtgtagacccttcttctgatctgaagaagggtctacacCAAAAATGTCaaatatccat
The genomic region above belongs to Rhinoraja longicauda isolate Sanriku21f chromosome 13, sRhiLon1.1, whole genome shotgun sequence and contains:
- the LOC144599358 gene encoding uncharacterized protein LOC144599358, whose amino-acid sequence is MTQPFSEYFNDWDHCFNAISKFELTLQVLLVFQVIPGSLISRYKGIQENQVQWENMALMDRQAAGVHVDLLALRGHQVQKVKQESRGFLASMGSMDLWGGQVIEVNGVVQVPRALKPCVCINSFFTLIFMPRFPMVLDFVISSGDQDEDLATGAAVKMMEYKATLEEFQRCPPGSSIFDDGFNKSVYQGDPGPPGPPGSPGRPGSSGFSGPRGQPGPKGHKGEAGQPGYHGPLGPTGPPGDSGKPGGRGITGDQGPPGEQGPPGDRRLYTPTLGGFLIVVHSQSERIPACPQNMQSLWEGYSLLYLEGQGKSHSQDLGLAGSCLPMFSTVPFAYCSIDEVCHYATRNDKSYWLSTTAPLPMMPLADGEVEPHISRCSVCEAHSVAVAVHSQDQAIPPCPSGWISLWIGYSFLMLTGSGAEGGGQSLTSPGSCLEDFRSTPFIECQGARGTCHYFSDKYSFWLTTVQPYHQFGLNVPSETLKTEQLQRQSVSRCQVCLKNN